The nucleotide window TGACCGTTCCCCGTAATGCCAGTCCTCGGCGCATCCGTTAATTGACTGGGCTGATATCTCCCAGATGACGCCGTAGGTATACCCGTTATAAAGGCTCATTTCCCGGGCCAGGTCATAGAGTTTAAGGGAATCGGGGGTCTGGATGTTTTCATAGTTCCAGGGGATGATGTATTGATTTGCAGCGCTGTGAAAATTCAGGATGCTTTTAAAAAAGCCTTTGTCCTGGGTAAAGTTGACCATGGCCTGCACTTCCGGTTCCGAGGCGGCGTAAGGTCCGCGATAGTCTTCGCGCTCAGTAAGAACGCCTGACCCTTCATCGTCATATCCCCACATGTATGGATAGTTGCGGTTCAGATCCACCCCGAAAGTGCCATCGCCATTGTCCCTTCTGTTCTTTCTCCAAAGTCCGTCGCTTGATGAATCGGCGTTAAAAATATACCCGTCGGGATTTATGATCGGGACGAACCATAACTGCCGGTTATCGACCATGTACCTGGCCGCCGGATCGTTGTTATAGTTCTCGCAAAGGTATCTGGCGAATCCCAAACAGACGCTGCAACCTATGGGCTCCCGGCCATGATGCACGCCCGTAATCAATACCCCGGGGCAACCATTGTCAAGCCCGGGGTCCTTTGACAGACTAAAGGCGGTTATCTTCCGGCTCTGATGGCTGGCTCCTATGGATTCGGGCTGGGAAACCAGGGACGGATAAAGCGCCGCCAGATTGTAGGCCTCGGCCTGGGCCTCTTGGTAAGTGTAGTATGGCCCAAGATCCAGCTTCATTTTTGCATTTTTTAGGTCTTCATAATACTTTGCCGCATCAGATATAATAATCTCTATGGCAATGCCTTTAGAACTTAGCTCGGAGGCAATATCTTTGTCGAGCAAACACACCAGACCCTTGTTGGGATCATACGATATTATATCTAATTCATAATTGCGGCATAAGCGTTTTAATGCTTGGAGGTCGTTTGTTTTAATCAATACCTTTTGCAGGGTTGCATATGCTGGGTTTGAAATAAATTGAAATGAAAATAAAAATAAAAAACATACTGCCATATTAATTTTGAACTTCTTCATTTATGCTCCCTTCAAAATAATTTTATGCCAAATTTATTTTGTGTCACCGGGCTTATACCTGCCAACAGAATAGCCCCGGCCTTAAGGCCGGGGCTATTGTAAATCAGACCTCCAGTTTTTCGCCTTCCCGGGCCCCAAAGATGTGGATCTTGGTGTTGGCCTTCATCTCCCCTATTATCTGCTCCAACTGCCGGTCGCTGCGTTCCGGGTCATGATGGTGGAAGCCCAGCGACTTTACACCGGCGTCCTCGGCCAGCTTGATCACTTCCAGGAAGGTGGAATGCCCCCAGCCCCGGGTCCGTTTCATATCATCCTCGGTGTACTGGGCGTCGTGGATCAGCAGGTCGGCACCGGCGCAGAAATCCACGAACTTTTTGTACTCGGTCTGCGGCTTGTCTATGTTCAGCTCGTTGTCGGTCAAAAAACAGAAGGTCTTTCCCTGGTCGTGGATCTTGACCCCGTAGGTGGGCACCGGGTGGTTGTTGCGAATGATGTCGCAGTGCATCTCGCCCAGGTTAAAGCCCTCGTCGTCGTCCACCACCTGGTAATTGATGTTGGACTGGACCTCCTGCAGCTTGGCCGGAAAGACGTAGCCGTCCATCTGGTCGTAGAGGGTGGAATACAGGCGGCCGAAGCTTTCCTTGGCCCCCAGAAAGCGGATCTTGAAACGGGACATATAGATCGGCAGAAAGAAAGGCAGACCCTGGATGTGGTCCCAGTGGACGTGGGTCACGAAGATCGGAATCTCGGGCACTTCTTTTTCCTTTAAAAGATTCAGTCCCAGCTTGCGGATGCCGGTGCCGCAGTCGATGATCAGCCTTTGGCCCTTGCTGGTGACCACCTCCACGCAGGTGGTGTTGCCGCCGAAATCAACGGTGTCATGCCCCGGCGCCGGGATCGAGCCCCTCACTCCGTAATGGGTGATCTGCATAACTTTGCCTTTAAGGTGTTTCTGGTTCCGTTTGCCGTTTACTTGTCCTGAGCCTACTGTTTACGTGCCCTGAGCCGCCGGGCTGAGCGTGCCGAAGCCCTGTCGAAGGGCTGTTTACTTTTTACAGTTCATTGTATCAGACTTCCTTGTACTTCTCGTAGACCTCCATCACCTGGTCCATTCCCTTGACAAAGGCCTCCGTCACCGCCGGGTCGAAATGTGTGCCGGAGGTCTCGGTGATGATCTGCATGGTCTCAGGCAGGGACATGGCCGGCTTGTAGACCCGCTTGTTGGACAGGGCGTCAAAGACGTCGGCCAGGGCCACTATCCGGCCCTCCAGCGGGATCTCCTGGCCCTTGAACTTGTTGGGGTAGCCTGTGCCGTCCCACTTTTCGTGATGGGTCATGGCCACGGTCTGGGAAAGCTGCAGCATCGGCACCGCCGAGTCCTTGAGTATCTCTGCCCCGATGATGGTGTGGGACTCCATGATCTTCCTCTCCAGCACGTTCAGGTGGCCGGGCTTCAGCAGGATGGCGTCGGGGATGCCCACCTTGCCCACGTCGTGCATGGGACTGGCCAGGCGAATGGCCTCCACCATTTCCTGGGGCAGATCCATCATCTTGGCGATGATGGCGGAATAGTGGCTCATCCGGTGGATGTGGCCTCCGGTCTCCTTGTCCCGGTACTCGGCCGCCAGGCCCAGCCGCATGATGGTGTCCAGATGGGCTTCCTTGATCTCCTTGTTCAACTGGGCGTTCTTGACGGCCACCGCCGCCTGGGAGGCCACCGAGAGCATCAGCTCCTCGGAGTCCTTGTTGAAGGGAATTATCTTCCCGTTTTCGTCCTTGGCGTTGATCAGCTGCAGTACCCCGATCACCCCGCCCTGAGCGTCCTTCATCGGCAGCTGCAGCATGGAGGTGGTGCGGTAACTGACCCTCTGGTCGAACGACCTGTCAAAATGGTATTCGGCCGAATCGGGGATGGCGTAGGCATCCGGGATGTTGACCAAGGTCCCGGTGTTGGCCACATAGCCGGAGAGGGATTTGTTGGAGATGGGCACCGGAAATGGCTTGAACAGCATCTCCTCGGCCTTCTTGCCCTCCCGGGCGGCCAGGGTATCGTTCTGGCTGACCACGAAATTCAGGTGGTCGCCTTCCTTGATGTACAGGCTGCCGGCGTCGCAGTTGGCGAAAGCCCGTGACTCGCTTACGATCAACTCCAGCAGTTTCTCCAGCTCCCGCACCGAGGAAAGGGCGATGCCGATCCTGACCAGTTTATCGAAGGCGCTGCTGCACTGTTCCATATTCTGCCTTATTTGGTGGTTTTTGATCAACCGTCGAGTTAGATCCTGATTTACCTTGTATATAACTTTTTTGACAGGATTTGCAGGATTTTATTTATTGGGGATCTGATCCCGACCCTACCTGAAAAGGTTTGATCCGAGGAATAATGTAAATGCCGTCTGACGGGTCCAAGCTCACAGCATGTTCCGGGGCACAAACTCCTCGTCCTCAAAATCCTCGTCTATCCCTTCAAAGACCTCCTTGCCGGCTCCGCACTCGG belongs to candidate division TA06 bacterium and includes:
- a CDS encoding MBL fold metallo-hydrolase, whose translation is MQITHYGVRGSIPAPGHDTVDFGGNTTCVEVVTSKGQRLIIDCGTGIRKLGLNLLKEKEVPEIPIFVTHVHWDHIQGLPFFLPIYMSRFKIRFLGAKESFGRLYSTLYDQMDGYVFPAKLQEVQSNINYQVVDDDEGFNLGEMHCDIIRNNHPVPTYGVKIHDQGKTFCFLTDNELNIDKPQTEYKKFVDFCAGADLLIHDAQYTEDDMKRTRGWGHSTFLEVIKLAEDAGVKSLGFHHHDPERSDRQLEQIIGEMKANTKIHIFGAREGEKLEV
- a CDS encoding HD domain-containing protein, with translation MEQCSSAFDKLVRIGIALSSVRELEKLLELIVSESRAFANCDAGSLYIKEGDHLNFVVSQNDTLAAREGKKAEEMLFKPFPVPISNKSLSGYVANTGTLVNIPDAYAIPDSAEYHFDRSFDQRVSYRTTSMLQLPMKDAQGGVIGVLQLINAKDENGKIIPFNKDSEELMLSVASQAAVAVKNAQLNKEIKEAHLDTIMRLGLAAEYRDKETGGHIHRMSHYSAIIAKMMDLPQEMVEAIRLASPMHDVGKVGIPDAILLKPGHLNVLERKIMESHTIIGAEILKDSAVPMLQLSQTVAMTHHEKWDGTGYPNKFKGQEIPLEGRIVALADVFDALSNKRVYKPAMSLPETMQIITETSGTHFDPAVTEAFVKGMDQVMEVYEKYKEV